In the Dyella humicola genome, GGTAATGACGACGAGGGTAATCGGAAGGGTAGGCATGAGCGGGATTCTAGAGCCTGTGATGGGCGGGAGACCAATGGGCCCGGCCCGCACGTGAAGCGTCGCTTCCGGCTAAAGCACTTTCTGCAGGGCTGCGTCGAGCCGTGATTCAAAACCATGCTGGTTCTGCAGATACCAGGCGCGGGCCAGTCTTCCCCGGTGCTCCCATTCGGAGCGCTGCATGCTTATGCAGCGCTCCACGGCCTGTTCCAGCGCGGGCGCATCGAACAGATAGCGGGTGGCAAGATTGAGCGGCTCGCCCGCGCTCGCGGCCACCGTGATGCCACGCTCGGCAGTGACCAGCTCGTTCATCGGTGGCGCGTCGCAGGTCAGCACCACGGCCGCGCAACTCAGCGCCTCGGCGATGTAATGACCCCAGCCTTCGGTTTCCGAAAGGCACAGCTGGAATACATGGGTGTTTTGCAGCGCGCGAATCTCTGCAATATCAGCCACGTATTCTCGCCGGTGTTCGATATTGCTCGTCGTACTGTTTGAGTCGTCGGCCGCGCCGGGCGCCTGCAATACATGCAGCATCGGCCATTCGGGGTGCCGCCGCCATGCGGCCAGCAGCCGCTCCGTGCCCTTCATGCGGCTGGCGCCCGCCAGGTGCAGGAAGGTGGGTTGCCGCGCGACGCCAGGCTGATAGCAGTCGGTGCTCTGAAAGCCTATATGAATGGCCGGTGCGCCAAGGCGGTCGAACAGTGCCGTCGCCGCCTGGGTCTTGGTGAACACGGCATCGAACTTGCCCAGGTGCCGGCGATCCCGTTTGGAAAACCATTCGGGGTTCGGGATGAAGGCATTACGGCGCGCCAAGCCCAAATGGTCCGGGCACACGTGCTCCAAGGTGATGCTCAGGTCGTAGCGAAACTCGCGGCTGCCCTGCAGCCGTTGCGCGAATAGCCGCAGGTGCTGCGTCAGCGACTTCCACCAGCGGCGCTGGCGCGGCGGCCCCACCGCCGTGAAGCTCACCTCGTGACCGAGATTGCGCAGGGCCTCCGTCAGCAGACGGATATCGTGGCTGAGTCCGCGGTTGTTGTCCCAGGCGATGAGGTTGATGCGGGCCATGGCGTCAGCGATGGAATAGCCGGGGGGCGGTGCTCATGTTGCGGCGATCTCGCGCAGCGCCCGCTCACGCTGCAGGCGACTTGCCAATACCGCCATGCCCAGGGTCAGGAAGAAGAACAGCGAATGTGGCATGGGTCGATACAACACATTGTCCGTAAAGCCGCATAGCGCGTACATGCTCACCGTGAGCAGGCCGATGGTTGCCGTCGTGGCCACGATGTCGCACGGGTCGAACACCCGGCGGGCAAAAAACACCATGGGAACGCCCAATAGCAGCAGCAGGACGATCAGCCCAGGCACGCCGCCGCAGACGGCCGCATCAAGGTATTCGCTATGCGGATGCGTGTATCTCGCGATGCTTTCACTCGCCAGCCCCTTGCTTACCAGGGTCTGGGTGTACTTGCCGAACTGGTCGATGCCCACGCCGGCCACGGGGTGCTCCATAAACGCGCGGCTGGCGACGCGCCACATTTCTATCCGCTCGCGGACGGCGCCCTGGCTGTCCTCGGCGCGGTATGTCGTCACTTCATGGCCGATGGCAGTAAAGCGCTGCATGATCTCGCCACGCAGGAACACCACGGAAACGGCCGCGATGGCCACGGCGCCGCCAAGCACGATCAGGGCATCACGCCACTGTTTCGTGCGCACGACATGTAGCAGTACAACCAGCAGGAAGACCGGTGCGCAAGCCAGCAGCGGTCCGCGGCTTTGCGTAAGCAGGGCGCCGAAACTGCCCAGCACAGCGCAGGCCGCATGGAGCGCGCGCTCCGGCCAGGAAAGCTGCGGACGTAGCATCTGCACCACGGCGCTCAGCGACAGGACGAGTATGAACATGGCCAGCTCGATGACGCCCCAGTCGGCGCCATCCAGCCCGGTAGCCCGGGGAGCGCCCTGGATGTAGTGCTGATAGATGCACACCAGTCCGAGTGCGGCGGCGCCAAGGCTGAGTCCCAGCCAGAACCAGCGCACATGGATGGAACGCGCAAAGACCGCGGCAATCGCCAGGAAGGCCAGGATGTGCGAAGGCAGGTCCAGCTCGCCCCACCCGAGGCGATGCCCCAGGATGTTGCCGATCGCATAGAGCATGCTCAATGCGCAGACCAGTACCACCGCCCTGGCTGCCATGTAGTTGGCTCGCACATCCCTATCGGCTATCAGGAGGCCGATGCCGTAGAAGAACAGCAAGGCGATCGGCACCACCTTGAGCTTGACTGGCACCGCGAACGAGATCGGCAGCAGCGCGAGCAACAAAGTTGCCGCGATAGTGCGGGCGCTAAAAGCCTGGCGGGCACGTGGAACCTGGTTCATCAAATCCTCTTCATTATTCGGCTTGCGGCGTACAAGCAGGCCTTGGCCGCACCAGCGCGAACCAGGTTTCACTTCGGCATTCCGTTATGTCCCCGGCCGGCGGCTATAGGGATATTGCCGCACAAGCTATGACATTCTATGGGGAAAAAGAGCCCCGTGCTGCCCATTCGGCGAGGCTGGGTTCATCCGTCGCAAGCCCTTTCGAAGGGCTCTCTGTCGCCATCGAGGCACCGGTTTGAAGCTTCTTTTCACCAACTTCCATGCCGGCGACGGCGGCGGCCACACTACCTATATCCGTGAACTCGCCGCGGCGCTGGCGCTACGCCATGAAGTTCACGTGGCTGCACCGCCCGGCAGCCGTTTGAATCGCGAGGCACGAACCCTGCCTGGTGTGTTCGTGCTCGATCAGCCGTTTCCAAATGGCCTGAATCGATGGCGGGCACGCCGCCATGCGCGGGCGCAACTGAAGCACTACCTGCGCACGCATGCCTTCGACCTGGTCCATGTGAACGGGTCGGCCGACCATCGGCTGGTGTTGTCGGCCATGCCGGCTGCGCGCCCCGCCCTGGTCTGGACCAAGCACAACTCCAAGCGGGTGCGTGGCGTGGGTGCATGGCTGCGCGCGCGACAGACCGACCAGGTGATTGCCGTGTGCGAATACACGCGCCGCGAACTGATGCGCACGGCCTACCGGCGTTGCCGCATCGATACGGTCTACAACGGCGTCGATATCGAGCGTTGGAAGCCCTGGGCTGCGGATGCCGCCGCCGCGGAACGCCGCCGCTGGGATGGCGGCGACGCCACGGTGTTCCTGCTCGGCAGCAATGCGGGTACCGCAAGCTACAAGGGTTGGATGGATCTGCTCGAGGCGGTGGCCTCGCTGCCCGAGGATATCCGTCGACGGTTGCGGATACCGATTGCCGGCGTGCCGCCCACCACGGAGGAGCGCCAGCGGGTCAGCGCGCTAGGGCTGGACGAGCAGGTGGTGTTTCCCGGCGTGCTGACCGATCCGCGCCCGCTGGTCGCTGCTCTCGATGTCGGCTTCGTGCTGTCGTACGACGTGGAGACCATCTCGTTTGCCTGCCGCGAGATGATGGCGATGGGCAAGCCCGTGTTGCTCACGGACTATGCCGGACTACCCGAGAACATTGATGCCGAGGTGGACGGCTGGCTGGTGCCGGTGCGTGACCGGGCGGCCATCGCTGCAGCCGTGCGGCGCTTGCTCGAGCAGCGAGATGAGTTCGCCTGCATGGGACGGGCGGCGCGCCAGCATGCCGAACGCGATTTCGGCCTGCCGCTGTTCGTGCAACGGACCGAGGCGGTTTATCGCCAGCTGCTCGAGTGGCGACAAGCCTGACGGGAGCTACCGGGCGCCCCTATTCCTCGGCGGATGCCGCTGTGCCGTCAACACCATTGTCCGGCAGGCAGCCCGGCGTCACCGCATCCGCCTTGAACAGCCACCATTCGCGACGGTTCGCGTGACCCAGGCTCACCGCCTTGCCGCGGTCGACGCAGTTGCCCAGTACCGGATCCAGCGCGAATAGCCAGCGGTGCGCCGGATCCTGCGCCTGCCATTGGATCGCGGCGGCGTATTGCTCGTGCCAGGGCCGGGTAAAGCCGAAGTCCATGGCCGGGCGATCGAGCATCAGCAAGTTCTGTTCCTTCCACGCGACCAGGCCAAGTTCGTCGCCCGCTGCCAGCCGATCGCGCACTTCCTGCATCAGGCCGGCGGCGGAGCTGGAATCGTTGAGCAGCGGATACGCCCACAGGCTCCATACCAGCCACATGACGGTCATGCCGCTGGCGACCGCGAGCACGCCGCGGCGCATGCGCCAGGTGGCAATCGCCAGCAGCTGCGCTGCGCCGATCACCACCAACATCCACCACAAGGCGTGGCCGCCTTCGTCGAAGCCTCGCGTGGTGGCAAAGTTGCTGGCGAACTTCGGGTGCGCGACCAAGGCCGCGCCGCCCACCGCCAGCATGGCCAGTCCCAAGACCCCGATGAACAAGAGTCCCGCCGCCCGTAGCCAGCGCTTCTGCAGCAGCTCGTCGAGATACGGCGCCGTGATCAGCGCCAGCATCGGCACGGCCGGCATGATGTAGACGTCGCGCTTGCCCTTCGGTATCGAGAAGAACACCAGCACCAGCAGGATCCAGCACAGGGGCAGCAGGATGCGCGCGTCCTTGGCCTTGAGCGCCCGCCACCAACGCGGCAAGGTGCCCGGATAGGTCAGCGACAGCGGCAACCAGGAGAACAGGACGATCGGGATATAGAACAGCGCAGGGTGATGGTGATCCCACGACTTGCCATAGCGGCCGGCCGTCTGATGAAACAGGATGTCGTTTACGTAGGCGGCGTAGGTAGGATCGTTCGCGTGTGTGTGTGCACCCAGCAGCATCGGTACCAGCCAGAGGGCGATTGCCGCGAGCAGCGCGAGCAGTCCCAATGGCCAACGCCACCACGCACCCGGCCCCATGCGTGACACGCCATCCCATTGCCAGCGCGCGGCGACGGCATAGGGGATCAGCAACAGCAGCGAGAGCATGCCGACGCCCTTGGTGATCACGCCAAGGCCGGCGCAGAAGCAGCCGAACCAGTAAGCACGCCAGTTCGGGCCCTTCAGCGTATGCACCAGCAGACCCCAGTTCGCCGCGGTGATGAAGAACATCACCAGCGGGTCGATCTGTGCGCGCTTGGTCTGGTAGACGAACTGGAACGTGATCAGCAGCGCCGCTGCGGCATACAGCCCGACCTGTCTGTGCCACAGGCGGCGCCCCAGGTCGTAGACCAGCAGCAGCGTGCCCAGTGCCGCCAACAGCGAGGGCAGCAGGAAGGCGACGCGCCAGCTGCGGGTCATCACGTAGCTCGCCGCTTCCGTCCACATCAGCATGGGCGGCTTATCCGAATACAGTTCGCTGCCGCGATGCGGGAATAGCCAGTCGCCGCTTTCCACCATCTGCTTGGCGGCCAAGGTGAAGCGGGGTTCGTCCGATGGCCAGGGATCGCGCAGGCCGATACCCACGCCGATCAGGACAACAGCGAACAGCAACAGCAGCCAGAACCGGCGGCGCTCCTCGGTGGTTGCTTGCGTAGAAACAGGCATGAATGGGTCCCGGTACGGCCGTGCCGCGTCGCCAGCGGTGGATGATTCCGGAGGCCGTGTCGAAGGGCCGGCGTGAGTGCGAGCGCGTGATTATCCTGCGTCAGGCCTTTTCGAGCACGGCATAGAACATGCCGTCCAGATCGCCATCGCCCGGCAACACCTGCCAGCCCACGCCGGCGGCCTGGCCGACGGGCAGGGTGAACGCGACGACGCGGGCATCCGCCTGCGACTCCAGCCACTCGCCCACCACGGCCTCGTTTTCAGCGCGTAGCAGCGAGCAGGTGACATAGACGAGCCGACCACCGGGCGCGAGCAGTGGCCATAGCGCGGTGAGAATGCGGCGCTGCTGCGCCACCATGGGGGCGATATCGCTTTCACGCCGATGCAGTCGCACATCCGGGCGACGGCGCAAGACGCCGGTGGCCGAGCAGGGCGCGTCGATCAGGATGCGATCGAACGGCTTGCCATCCCACCAGTCGGCGGGTTGCCCGGCATCGCCGCTGACGATGCCGGCCTGCAGGCCAAGGCGGTCGAGATTCTGCTGGATGCGCGGGACGCGTTTCGGATCGAACTCCAACGCCGTGAGCGCAAGTTCCGCCCGCTCCAGCAAGTGACACGCCTTTCCGCCCGGCGCGGCGCAGGCGTCGAGCACGCGTTGTCCGTCACGAATGTCGGCGAGATCGGCGGCAATCTGCGCCGCGCCGTCCTGCACGGCAAATTCGCCAGCGGCAAAGCCGGGCATGCGAGTCACATCGGTGCTGTGCGGCAATACGATGGCGTCGGACAACCAGGCATGCGGCTCAGCCGTATAGCCGCCCGAACGAAGATGTTCGATAACCGTGTCGCGCCCCGCACGTCGGCGATTGACGCGCAACATCAGCGACGGTTCGAGGTTGTCGGCGGCCATGACGGCGTCGGCCTGTTCCGGCCAATCGCGCGTGATCGCCTTGGCGAGCCACGCCGGATGCGCATGGCGCGTCTGCGCTTTCGCGTCGAGTGCGGCAAGCAGTTCGACACGCTCTCGCTGCCAGCGCCGCAGTACGGCGTTGACCAGCCCGGACATGCGGGGGCGTTGCAAGGTGCGCGTTGCCTGCACGGTGGCGGCGACGGCGGCGTAGTCAGGAAGTTCCAGCACTTCCAGCTGCACCAGGCCGAGCACCAGCAAGGCGTGGATGGCGGGTTCCTTCTGGCGCAGCGGTTTTTCGAGCAGGCGGTCGATCGCCGCGTCGAAACGCAGCCACCAGCGCGCGCCATCGCTCAGCAGGGCCATCAACAGGGCGCGATCGCGAGAGTCGGCAAGTCGCGGCGCGTAGCGCTCCATGGCGTCGCGCAGGGAGGCGCCGCGAAGAGCGACCTCGGCAAGGGCCTGGGCGGCGAGGGCGCGGGTGTCCTGGCTCATGCTTAAGCGCGCCGCAGTTCGGGGCGTGCGTTGAGGTAGTCGACGGCGCCGATACGCTTGCCGCCGGCGCGCTGCAGCGCCGTGATGTGCAGGGCGCCCTGGCCGCAAGCGATCTCGATGCCGTCGCGGCCCGCGCTCAACACGCTGCCGGGTGCGGCGGCGTGTTCGCGGTCGCTGGCCTGCGCGGCCCAAATGCGCAAGGTTTCGCCGGCGACTTCGCCCTCGGCGACTGGCCACGGATCGAAGGCGCGCACCTGGCGCTCCAGCTCGATCGCAGCTCGGCTGAAATCCAGCCGCGCCTCGGCCTTGTCGAGCTTGTGGGCGTAAGTCACGCCCTCTTCCGACTGTGCGTGCGCCAGCAGGGATACGCCGGCCATCACCCGGTTCAGCCCCTCGGCCAGCACCTCGGCGCCGAGCGCGGAGAGACGATCGTGCAGCGTGCCGCCGGTGTCCTCGCGGCTGATCGGCGTGCGTCGCTGCAGCAGCACCGGCCCGGTGTCGAGACCAGCCTCCATCTGCATCAGGTCGACACCGCTCTCGGCATCCCCGGCCAGGATCGCGCGCTGGATCGGGGCGGCGCCGCGCCAGCGCGGCAGCAGACTGGCATGCACGTTCCAGCAACCCAGGCGCGGCATCGCCAGCACCTTGCGCGGCAGGATCAGGCCGTAGGCCACCACCACCATAAGGTCCGCGGCATAGGCGGCCAGCGTGGCCTGGACCTCGGCGGGCTTCAGTGACTCGGGCTGTTGCACCGGAAGGCCAGCCGCCAACGCCGCCTGCTTGACCGGGCTGGGCGTCAGCTTGCGGCCGCGGCCGGCCGGACGATCGGGTTGGGTATAGACCGCCACCACCTCGGCGCCGCTGCTGCGGCAGGCCTCAAGACAGGGAACGGAGAAGTCGGGAGTACCGGCAAAAACGATGCGGAATTTGCCGTGGCTCAAGCGCTGGCCGCCTGCTTGCGCTGCTTGTCCATGCGCTTGAGCAGCAACGAACGCTTCAATGGCGACAGGTAATCCACGAAGACCTTGCCGGCCAGATGATCCATCTCATGCTGGATGCATACGGCGAGCGGACCTTCGGCCTCGACCACGATCTCGTTGCCGTCCACGTCCTGCGCCTTCACCTTTACCTTGAGGGCGCGGGTGACGTCGGCATAGATGCCGGGGAACGACAGGCAGCCTTCCTGGTAGACCTGGGCGCCATCCTTCTCGACGATCTCGGCGTTGATCAGCGCCAGCGACTGGTTGCGCTCGTCGCTCATGTCGGCGACCAGTACGCGCTGGTGCACGTTGACCTGGGTGGCGGCAAGGCCCACGCCGTTGGCGGCGTACATGGTCTCGAACATATCGGCCACGAACTGCTTCAGCGCGGCGTCGAACACGCGCACGGGCTCGGCCTTCGTGCGCAGCCGGGGATCGGGAAATTCGAGAATGGACAAGACGGACATGACTTTTACCTCAGCGCGCAAATTGCGGGCGAATTGGTAAAAGCCAAGCCCGGGCGCGATCTAGAATGGGCCTTATTGTACGTCGCCAAGCTCGTGTCTGGCATGCCATTTTGCCAACTGGCTCCAGTTGCGTGGTTGAACTGTTCGGTTACACTCGCCCGAGCGTCGGGGGATGGGGGAATCCCGTTTATGATCAGAAAGTCCATTGGGCTGCTGGCCGGCATGCTGGTCACGGTGGCTGTTTACGCTGCGGGCGCGCAATTGCGTGCCGATCATCCAGATACCTATACGGTGCGAAAGGGCGACACGCTCTGGGCGATCTCCGCGCGTTTCCTGTCCAAGCCGTGGCTGTGGCCGGAAATCTGGCAAGCCAATCCGCAAGTACAGAACCCGCACCTGATTTATCCGGGTGACGTGCTCAACCTGTCCTTCATCAACGGTCCGCGCCTGGGCTTGCAGCCTCGCGTGCGTGTTGAACAGGATGCCGTTCCTGCCATTCCATTGTCCGAGCTGCGCATGTTCCTGAAGGAAATGCGCGTGCTTGATTCCAACGAAGTATCCGCCTTGCCTTACGTGGTGGGCTTCGAGGAGGCGGATCTGCGTGGAACGGTCGGGCGCAATGTTTATGTGCGCGACCTGCACGCCGAGCCGGGCCAACGGTTTGTGATCGTGCGTCCCAGCAATGTCTTCCGCAACTTCAACGCCAGTGCAGGGCGTGATAACGGCGCTGACCTGGTGGCCCATGAGCTAGACAGCAACGTATCCCTGGTACGGACGCCGTGGAAGGAAGATTTCCGCAATGACGGCCACTGGGGTCGCGGCCAGGAAGTCGGCACCGAGGTCAGCGTGATCGGCACGGCCGAAGTACTGCGCATGGGCGATCCGTCGACCCTGCTCTTGCTCGATTCCACCATGGAAATCCGCAAGGGTGACCGCATCATGCCGGTGGATGACAAGCCGTACGACCCTTACTTCTACCCGCACGCACCGAAGTCGTTGCCAGGCAATGCGCGTGTCATCGCCTTTGCCGATGCCTTCGACGCGGTTGGCCCGCGCCAGGTGGTGGCACTGAATATCGGTGCACAGGACGGCGTGGACAACGGCCAGACCTATTCGATCTACCAGCCGGGCGAGACCGTTCCCGACGACGTGGCCAGCAACAGCTGGAATCGCGGCACCGGTCACAGCGTGACGCTGCCACAGGAATTCGTGGGTCACGTGATGGTGTTCCGTACCTTTGACCACGTCAGCTATGGCCTGATCATGGATGGCCTGCGCCCGGTGCACAGGCAGGACAAGCTCGAACTGCCGGAATAAACCCGTCGCTCAGCAGTGAGCGGCAGGGGACGACAGAACGGCGCGGTCATCACCGCGCCGTTTCTGTTTGGGTCGCCGCCTAAAGTCCACCGATGGACGAAACGGATGACGGCAATGCCTGGCGCCCCTGGCTGATCCTGCTGCGAACGCCCGGATTGGGTCCCGGTGGCCTGCGCGAGCACCTGGCTGCGCACCAGGGCAGCATCGAGGCGGTGCTGGATACGCTGCACCGGCAGGCCGCCACTCTCACCGAAGAAGCGCGCGCCTGGCTGATGCGACCTGACGAAACACGTCTGGCCGCTGATCTGGCCTGGCTGGCCGAACCCGATCACCGCTTGCTGTGCTGCCTCGACGCGGACTTCCCGCCGCTGCTGGAAACCATTCCCCAGCCGCCCGCGGCTTTGTTCGTGGCGGGTGACCCAAGTCTCCTGTTGCATCCGCAGATAGCGATCGTCGGCGCGCGGAGCGCAAGCCTGAGCGGCAGGACCGATGCCCGGGCGTTCGCTCGCGAACTGGGACTGGCGGGCTTCACCATCACCAGCGGCATGGCCGATGGTATCGACGGGGCAGCGCATCTGGGCGCCTTGGACGCCGAACTGCCCACGGTGGCAGTGATCGGCACGGGGCCGGATCGGGTCTATCCCCGCAAGCACCATGGGCTGGCCAGGCGAATCGCTCAGCACGGCGCCCTGGTCAGCGAGTTTCCGCCGGGGACGCCGGCCCGTAGCGACCACTTCCCCCGCCGCAATCGCCTGCTCTCCGGGCTGTCACTGGGCACCCTGGTGGTGGAGGCTGGATTGAGATCGGGCTCGCTGATCACCGCACGGCTGGCAGCCGAACAGGGACGCGAGGTGTTCGCCTTGCCCGGTTCCATACATAATCCGCTCGCCCAAGGGTGCCATCGGCTGATCCGCGATGGTGCGCGGCTGGTAGAAGGCGTCAGTGAGATCGTGGAGGCGCTTGCGCCTGCAGCGCTCGCACTGGGCCGCGAACTGGCCAGCCGGCTCGATCTTGAGCCGTTTGAGACAGGTCGTTCGGCTGCGGCGGCAGATCCCGCCGGCCAGGCTGTGCTAAATGCCCTCGGTCATGGGCCGATAGCGCTGGATGAGCTGGCTGCGTCCACCGGACAGGCTGTCGCCTTGGTGTCGTCGCTGCTGCTGATACTGGAGCTCGACGGTCGGGTCGAAGCCTTGCCTGGCAACCGTTACCAGCGGTTGCCGGACTGAGCCAAAGCCGCTCTACACCGCGTTTTCACATGGTCCAGCTTGACGTCGTCGAGCCGCCATGCCTTTAACTAGATAGAGAGACCAGCCCGGACGGGCCTGGCCATTGATGGCGGATACCGAGTTACATGGCAAAAAACCTGCTTATCGTCGAGTCGCCGGCCAAGGCGAAGACGATCAACAAATACCTCGGCAAGGACTTCCACGTCCTGGCCTCCTACGGTCACGTGCGTGACCTCAAGCCGAAGGAGGGGGCGGTCGATCCCGAGCATGGCTTTGCCATGGCCTACGAGGTGATCGAGCGCAACGAGAAGCACGTCGACGCCATCGCCAAGGCTGCCAAGCAGGCCGACGACATCTATCTGGCGACCGACTTGGATCGCGAAGGTGAGGCGATCTCCTGGCATATCAGCGAGATCCTGAAGGAGCGTGGCCTCACCGCGGGCAAGCGCCTGCACCGGGTGGTGTTCTCCGAGATCACGCCCAAGGCAATCAAGGCTGCCGTGGCCCAGCCGCGCCAACTCTCGCATGACATGGTCGACGCCCAGCAGGCGCGCCGCGCCCTGGACTACCTGGTCGGCTTCAACCTCTCGCCGGTGCTGTGGCGCAAGGTGCAGCGCGGCCTTTCCGCCGGCCGCGTGCAGAGCCCGGCCCTGCGCATGATCGCGGAGCGCGAGGAAGAGATCGAAGCCTTCGTCGCCCGCGAGTACTGGAGCGTCGAAGCCGCGCTGCGCCATCCCGAAGGTGACTTCACTGCCCGCCTCACCAAGTTGAACGGCAAGAAGTTCGAGCAGTTCGACCTCACCAACGAGCACGACGCGCTGGCCGCGCGCGCGGCGCTGAAGGAGGCCGCCCATGGCCGCCTCACCGTCAGCGACGTCGGCAGCAAGGAGCGCAAGCGTCGCCCGGCGCCGCCGTTCACCACCTCCACCTTGCAGCAGGAGGCAGCACGCAAGCTGGGTTTCTCCACCAGCCGCACCATGAAGATCGCGCAGGGTTTGTACGAAGGCGTATCACTCGGCAGCGAGGGCACCGTCGGCCTCATCACCTATATGCGTACCGACTCGGTCGCATTGTCCGAAGACGCCGTGACCGAGATGCGCGAGCTGATCGCGCGCGACTTCGGCGCCAAGGCGCTGCCGGATCATCCGCAGGTCTACAAGTCCAAGTCCAAGAACGCCCAGGAAGCGCATGAGGCGATCCGTCCGACCTCGGCCTTGCTGACGCCGCGCGAGGTGTCGGGCTTCCTCAACGAGGAACAGCGCAAGCTGTACGAGTTGATCTGGAAGCGCACCATCGCTTGCCAGATGATCCACGCCACGCTCAACACCGTGTCGGTGGAGTTCGCGCTGCCGCATGTGGCGGGGGGCGACGCCTCATTCCGCTCCACCGGTACCACCGTGGTCGATCCGGGCTTCCTGGCTGTCTACGAGGAAGGTCGCGACCAGAAGGGCGCCGATGACGACGACGAAGGTCGTCGCCTGCCCAAGCTGGCCGTGGGCGAGCAGATAGCCCTGCACGACATCCAGGCCGACCAGCATTTCACCGAGCCGCCGCCGCGCTACTCCGAAGCAAGCCTGGTCAAGGCGCTGGAAGAGCACGGCATTGGCCGTCCGTCGACCTATGCCAGCATCATCCAGGTGCTGCTGAACCGCGAATACGTGTTCCTCGACAGCCGGCGCTTCAAGCCGACCGACGTGGGCCGTGCGGTGAGCAAGTTCCTCACCGCGCATTTCACCCGTTATGTCGACTACGACTTCACCGCCAAGCTCGAAGACGAACTCGATGCGGTGAGCCGCGGCGAAGAAGCCTGGGTGCCCCTGATGGAGCGCTTCTGGGTGCCTTTCAAGCAGCAGGTGGACGAGAAGACCGAGTCGGTCGATCGCAGCGAAGCCACCGGCGCGCGCGAGCTGGGCGCCGATCCGAAGACCGGCAAGCCGGTGTCGGTGCGCCTGGGTCGCTATGGCGCGTATGCGCAGATCGGCGACAAGGACCAGGACGAGAAGCTGCAGTTCGCTTCACTGCGCCCGGGCCAGAGCATGCACACCATCGCACTGGCGGATGCGCTGGAGCTGTTCAAGCTGCCGCGCACGCTGGGCCAGGCCGAGAACGGCGATGAAGTGAGCGTAGGTGTGGGTCGTTTCGGTCCGTTCGTGAAGCAGGGCAGCACCTATGCCTCGCTGAAGGCCGAGGATGACCCGTATACGATCGAACTGCCGAGGGCCCTGCAGATCGTGCAGGAGAAGCTCGAGATGCTGGCCAATCGCATCATCACGGACTTCGGTACCGGCGTGCAGGTGCTCAACGGTCGCTATGGTCCGTACATCACCGATGGCGAAAAGAACGCCCGCATCCCCAAGGACCAGGAGCCCAAGGAGCTGACCGAGGCGCAATGCCTTGAGCTGCTCGCGGCGGCGCCGGTCAAGAAGGGGCGCGGGGCGTTCAAGAAGACGGCCGCCAAGAAAGCCGCGGCCAAGAAGGCGCCGGCCGAGAAGAAGGTCCCGGCCAAGAAGGCTCCCGCCAAGACCACCGCCAAGAAAGCGGCAACCAAGAAAACGGCTAGCAAGAAGACCGCAGCCAAGAAGACGGTGGCCAAGAAAACCGCCACCAAGAAGGCTGCCAGCAAGAAGACGGCGGTCACCCGGGCCGGCGCCTGAGTGCTGGCCCGATTTACCCTGTCTGAAGTGGATGCCGCCGCCGCGCTGATGCGTCGCGGCGGCGTACTCGCCTACCCCACCGAAGCGGTTTATGGGCTGGGTTGCGATCCGCACGACCAGGGGGCCTTCGAGCGTCTGTTCGCGCTCAAGCAACGTCCGCCCACCCAGGGCGTGCTGCTGATCGCGTCCGACTTCGCCCAGGTCGAGCCTTATATCGATCTCCCCGCCGTGCCAGCCGCCGTGCTGGCCCAGGTGCGTGAAAGCTGGCCGGGGCCGTACACCTGGAT is a window encoding:
- a CDS encoding L-threonylcarbamoyladenylate synthase, encoding MLARFTLSEVDAAAALMRRGGVLAYPTEAVYGLGCDPHDQGAFERLFALKQRPPTQGVLLIASDFAQVEPYIDLPAVPAAVLAQVRESWPGPYTWIFPRSPQVPEWVAGAHAGIALRVTAHAPAAALCRAFGGALVSTSANPHGEPPAQSAAMVEGYFGHALDGVLDAPLGDQKRPTIIRDALSGAIIRK
- a CDS encoding DNA topoisomerase I translates to MAKNLLIVESPAKAKTINKYLGKDFHVLASYGHVRDLKPKEGAVDPEHGFAMAYEVIERNEKHVDAIAKAAKQADDIYLATDLDREGEAISWHISEILKERGLTAGKRLHRVVFSEITPKAIKAAVAQPRQLSHDMVDAQQARRALDYLVGFNLSPVLWRKVQRGLSAGRVQSPALRMIAEREEEIEAFVAREYWSVEAALRHPEGDFTARLTKLNGKKFEQFDLTNEHDALAARAALKEAAHGRLTVSDVGSKERKRRPAPPFTTSTLQQEAARKLGFSTSRTMKIAQGLYEGVSLGSEGTVGLITYMRTDSVALSEDAVTEMRELIARDFGAKALPDHPQVYKSKSKNAQEAHEAIRPTSALLTPREVSGFLNEEQRKLYELIWKRTIACQMIHATLNTVSVEFALPHVAGGDASFRSTGTTVVDPGFLAVYEEGRDQKGADDDDEGRRLPKLAVGEQIALHDIQADQHFTEPPPRYSEASLVKALEEHGIGRPSTYASIIQVLLNREYVFLDSRRFKPTDVGRAVSKFLTAHFTRYVDYDFTAKLEDELDAVSRGEEAWVPLMERFWVPFKQQVDEKTESVDRSEATGARELGADPKTGKPVSVRLGRYGAYAQIGDKDQDEKLQFASLRPGQSMHTIALADALELFKLPRTLGQAENGDEVSVGVGRFGPFVKQGSTYASLKAEDDPYTIELPRALQIVQEKLEMLANRIITDFGTGVQVLNGRYGPYITDGEKNARIPKDQEPKELTEAQCLELLAAAPVKKGRGAFKKTAAKKAAAKKAPAEKKVPAKKAPAKTTAKKAATKKTASKKTAAKKTVAKKTATKKAASKKTAVTRAGA